Proteins encoded within one genomic window of Kibdelosporangium phytohabitans:
- a CDS encoding ABC-F family ATP-binding cassette domain-containing protein: MGATLVAKDLAAGHGDRVLFSGLDLVVAPGDVIGLVGANGAGKSTLLRTFAGLVPAEQGSVRLSPATANVGHLPQEPERRPGETVRDFLGRRTGVARAQSEMDAAAAALGTDQPGVDDAYADSLERWLALGGADLAERIEDVVADLGLAVSLDQPMTSLSGGQAARVGMASLLLSRYDIFLLDEPTNDLDLDGLERLERFVNELRAGTVVVSHDREFLTRTVTRVVELDLAQQQIRGYGGGYAAYLTERDVDRRHAREQYDEYANTVSALQARAQSQRSWMDKGVRNARRKATDNDKIGRKFRSEATEKQASKVRQTERMIERLDVVEEPRKEWELRMTIAAAPRSGAVVATLRGAVVRRGGFTLGPVDLQIDWADRVAITGANGSGKSTLLAAMLGRVPLDSGTAALGPGVVVGEVDQARGLFDGDEELLAAFTAAIPEWTPADVRTLLAKFGLKAAHVTRPARSLSPGERTRAALALLQAKGVNLLVLDEPTNHLDLPAIEQLEAALSTYPGTLLLVTHDRRMLEAVSTTRHVEVADGEVRDR, translated from the coding sequence ATGGGCGCCACACTCGTTGCCAAAGACCTCGCCGCGGGCCACGGCGACCGTGTCCTGTTCTCCGGCCTCGACCTGGTCGTCGCTCCCGGCGACGTGATCGGGCTCGTCGGGGCCAACGGCGCGGGCAAGTCGACGCTGCTGCGCACCTTCGCCGGCCTCGTCCCCGCCGAACAGGGATCGGTCCGGCTCAGCCCGGCGACAGCCAACGTCGGGCACCTGCCGCAGGAGCCGGAACGCAGGCCCGGCGAGACCGTGCGGGACTTCCTCGGCAGGCGAACCGGCGTCGCACGAGCCCAGTCCGAGATGGACGCGGCCGCGGCGGCACTGGGCACCGATCAGCCGGGCGTGGACGACGCGTACGCCGACAGCCTGGAGCGGTGGCTCGCGCTCGGCGGCGCGGACCTGGCCGAACGCATCGAGGACGTCGTCGCCGACCTGGGCCTCGCGGTGAGCCTCGACCAGCCGATGACGTCGCTGTCGGGCGGGCAGGCCGCCCGCGTCGGCATGGCGTCGTTGCTGCTGAGCCGGTACGACATCTTCCTGCTCGACGAGCCGACCAACGACCTCGACCTCGACGGCCTGGAACGCCTGGAGCGGTTCGTCAACGAACTGCGCGCGGGCACAGTCGTGGTCAGCCACGACCGCGAGTTCCTCACCCGCACGGTCACCAGAGTCGTCGAACTGGACCTCGCGCAACAGCAGATCCGCGGCTACGGCGGCGGCTACGCGGCGTACCTGACCGAACGGGACGTCGACCGGCGGCACGCCCGCGAACAGTACGACGAGTACGCCAACACAGTCTCGGCACTGCAAGCGCGTGCCCAGTCCCAACGGTCCTGGATGGACAAAGGCGTGCGCAACGCACGGCGCAAGGCGACCGACAACGACAAGATCGGCCGCAAGTTCCGCAGCGAGGCCACGGAGAAGCAGGCGTCCAAGGTCCGGCAGACCGAGCGCATGATCGAACGCCTCGACGTGGTCGAGGAACCCCGCAAGGAATGGGAACTGCGGATGACGATCGCGGCCGCGCCCCGGTCGGGCGCGGTGGTGGCCACCCTGCGCGGGGCCGTGGTCCGCCGCGGCGGCTTCACCCTCGGACCGGTCGACCTGCAGATCGACTGGGCCGACCGGGTCGCGATCACCGGCGCGAACGGCTCGGGCAAATCGACCCTGCTCGCTGCGATGCTCGGCCGGGTGCCGCTGGACTCCGGTACCGCGGCGCTCGGGCCCGGCGTGGTCGTCGGCGAGGTGGACCAGGCCCGTGGGCTGTTCGACGGCGACGAGGAGCTGCTGGCCGCGTTCACCGCGGCGATTCCGGAGTGGACACCGGCGGACGTGCGAACCCTGCTGGCGAAGTTCGGTCTGAAGGCCGCGCACGTGACCCGGCCCGCCCGGTCGTTGTCGCCCGGCGAGCGGACCCGGGCGGCGCTGGCGTTGCTCCAGGCCAAGGGGGTGAACCTGCTCGTGCTCGACGAGCCGACCAACCACCTCGACCTGCCCGCGATCGAGCAGCTGGAAGCCGCGCTGTCGACGTACCCGGGGACGTTGCTGCTGGTCACGCACGACCGGCGGATGCTGGAAGCCGTGTCGACCACCCGGCACGTCGAGGTCGCCGACGGCGAGGTCCGCGACCGCTGA
- a CDS encoding DEAD/DEAH box helicase codes for MDTNAREDTASFGDLALRPELLQALSSLGYEEPTPIQREAIPPLLQGKDLLGQAATGTGKTAAFALPVLQMLSGERQGKDPAALVLVPTRELAVQVSQAFHRYGRDLGVTVLPIYGGAPIGRQLQALERGVDVVIATPGRALDHIGRGTLRLGGVRTVVLDEADEMLDMGFAEDIEAILDETADDRQTVLFSATMPSRVDGIVRRHLTDPVKIQMGRVESADGGKSPLVRQSAYVVARAHKPATLGRVLDVEAPQSAIVFCRTREEVDQLTETMNGRGYRAEALHGGMSQEQRDRVMGRLRAGTADLLIATDVAARGLDVEQLTHVINYNVPSAPEAYVHRIGRVGRAGREGVALTLAEPREHRMLKAIERVTKQPIAVEKVPTVADLRARRLELTRAALQESLLTDDLERFRVVVETLTDEFDIVDVALAAVKLAHESSGVVTDDVAEIPDVSDVSGRKKPERRTGGPAGRRRSSGDEVTRLFLGIGRNAGIRPQDLVGAIAGESSLTGRDIGAIEIADRFSLVEIPESAVDEVIKALRHSTIKGKKPTVRRERGTTEAGPRRKPPTGKRK; via the coding sequence GTGGATACGAACGCGCGGGAGGACACGGCGAGCTTCGGGGATCTGGCGCTGCGGCCGGAGCTGCTGCAGGCACTGTCGAGCCTCGGCTACGAGGAGCCGACGCCGATCCAGCGCGAGGCGATCCCGCCCTTGTTGCAGGGCAAGGATCTGCTCGGCCAGGCCGCGACCGGCACCGGCAAGACGGCGGCGTTCGCGTTGCCCGTGCTGCAGATGCTCTCCGGTGAGAGACAGGGCAAGGACCCCGCGGCGCTGGTGCTCGTGCCAACGCGGGAACTGGCTGTCCAGGTGTCCCAAGCGTTTCACCGTTACGGCCGCGATCTCGGTGTGACCGTCCTGCCGATCTACGGCGGGGCGCCGATCGGCCGCCAGCTGCAGGCGCTGGAGCGCGGGGTCGACGTCGTGATCGCCACCCCGGGACGTGCGCTCGACCACATCGGCCGCGGCACGCTCCGGCTGGGCGGCGTGCGGACCGTGGTGCTCGACGAGGCCGACGAGATGCTCGACATGGGGTTCGCCGAGGACATCGAGGCGATCCTCGACGAGACCGCCGACGACCGGCAGACCGTGTTGTTCTCCGCGACGATGCCCTCCCGCGTCGACGGGATCGTCCGCCGCCACCTGACCGACCCCGTGAAGATCCAGATGGGCCGGGTGGAGTCGGCCGACGGCGGCAAGAGCCCGCTGGTCCGGCAGAGCGCGTACGTGGTGGCCCGCGCGCACAAACCGGCCACCCTCGGCCGTGTGCTCGACGTGGAGGCACCGCAGTCGGCGATCGTCTTCTGCCGGACACGGGAGGAAGTCGACCAGCTCACCGAGACGATGAACGGCCGCGGCTACCGCGCCGAAGCCCTGCACGGCGGGATGAGCCAGGAACAACGCGACCGCGTGATGGGACGGCTGCGCGCCGGCACAGCGGACCTGCTGATCGCCACGGACGTGGCCGCCCGCGGCCTTGACGTGGAACAACTGACACACGTCATCAACTACAACGTGCCTTCCGCACCCGAGGCCTACGTGCACCGCATCGGCCGGGTGGGCCGGGCGGGCCGCGAAGGCGTGGCGCTGACCCTGGCCGAGCCGCGCGAGCACCGGATGCTCAAGGCGATCGAGCGCGTGACGAAGCAGCCCATCGCGGTGGAGAAAGTGCCGACGGTGGCGGACCTGCGCGCCCGCCGCCTCGAACTGACCCGCGCGGCGCTGCAGGAAAGCCTCCTCACCGACGACCTGGAGCGCTTCCGCGTGGTGGTGGAGACGCTGACCGACGAGTTCGACATCGTGGACGTCGCACTGGCCGCGGTGAAGCTGGCACACGAGTCGAGCGGGGTCGTCACCGACGACGTGGCGGAGATCCCGGACGTGTCCGACGTGAGCGGGCGCAAGAAGCCCGAACGCCGCACCGGCGGACCGGCGGGACGACGGCGTTCGTCCGGCGACGAGGTGACCCGCCTGTTCCTCGGCATCGGCCGCAACGCGGGGATCCGGCCGCAGGACCTGGTCGGCGCGATCGCGGGCGAGTCGAGCCTGACCGGCCGCGACATCGGCGCGATCGAGATCGCCGACCGGTTCTCCCTCGTGGAGATCCCCGAGTCCGCAGTGGACGAAGTGATCAAAGCCCTGCGGCACAGCACGATCAAGGGCAAGAAGCCGACCGTCCGCAGGGAACGCGGCACCACTGAGGCCGGTCCGCGCCGCAAACCTCCCACCGGCAAACGGAAGTAG
- a CDS encoding heavy-metal-associated domain-containing protein, producing MQAVYVVKGMTCGHCASSVTEEVSQIPAVRDVRVDLATGHVTVSSESVLDTVDVTRAVSEAGYELTGRV from the coding sequence ATGCAGGCGGTCTACGTGGTCAAGGGGATGACGTGCGGGCACTGCGCGTCGTCGGTCACCGAGGAGGTGAGCCAGATCCCCGCCGTGCGAGACGTGCGGGTGGATCTCGCCACCGGCCACGTCACGGTGTCGAGCGAGTCCGTGCTCGACACCGTGGACGTCACCCGTGCGGTCAGCGAAGCGGGGTATGAGCTGACCGGGCGGGTATGA
- a CDS encoding carotenoid oxygenase family protein: MDIEVLGRALTTLPAQDDHPYRTGPWRPQQVERSAENLEVIGEIPADLDGVYLRNTENPVHPAVEIYHPFDGDGMVHAVGFRDGKAFYRNRFIRTDGFVAEQDAGRALWAGLAEDPSRSPTRTGWGARGRMKDASSTDVVLHNGVALTSFYQCGDLYRLSPTTLETLGKATWNGKFPSDIGVSAHPKFDERTGELLFFNYGTEAPYMHYGVVDRADNLVTYIDVPLPGPRLPHDMAFTENYAILNDLPLYWAPQALAQGKYAARFHPDTPARLAVIPRHGTTADIRWFEADPTYVLHWTNAYEEGDEIVLEGFHQSDPVPPSGGGTLYQRMFRFLDNNQLGGRLHRWRLDLTTGLCKEEQLSTLPSEFGMINQRYAGRKHRYSYAATSPAGWFLFDGMVKHDSLTGGLERFEFGDGVFGSETAMAPRTGSTAEDDGYLVTITSDMNRDLSECLIFDARDITAGPVARIRLPERVSSGTHSTWAPGSLIAGWDEQDDPAATVGL, translated from the coding sequence ATGGACATCGAGGTGCTGGGGCGCGCGCTGACGACCCTGCCCGCGCAGGACGACCACCCGTACCGCACGGGGCCGTGGCGTCCGCAGCAGGTGGAGCGCAGCGCGGAGAACCTCGAGGTGATCGGGGAGATCCCAGCCGACCTGGACGGCGTCTACCTGCGCAACACCGAGAACCCGGTGCACCCGGCTGTGGAGATCTACCACCCGTTCGACGGTGACGGAATGGTGCACGCGGTCGGCTTCCGAGACGGAAAGGCGTTCTACCGCAACAGGTTCATTCGCACGGACGGGTTCGTCGCCGAACAGGACGCCGGCCGTGCGCTGTGGGCGGGCCTGGCCGAGGACCCGAGCCGCTCGCCGACGCGGACCGGCTGGGGCGCGCGGGGCCGGATGAAGGACGCGTCCAGCACAGACGTGGTGCTGCACAACGGGGTCGCGCTGACCAGCTTCTACCAGTGCGGCGACCTGTACCGGCTGAGCCCGACCACATTGGAGACGCTCGGCAAGGCGACGTGGAACGGCAAGTTCCCCAGCGACATCGGGGTGTCCGCGCACCCGAAGTTCGACGAACGCACCGGCGAACTGCTGTTCTTCAACTACGGCACCGAGGCGCCGTACATGCACTACGGCGTGGTGGACCGTGCGGACAACCTCGTCACGTACATCGACGTGCCGTTGCCGGGGCCGCGGCTGCCGCACGACATGGCGTTCACCGAGAACTACGCGATCCTCAACGACCTCCCGCTGTACTGGGCACCGCAAGCGTTGGCGCAAGGCAAGTACGCGGCCCGGTTCCACCCCGACACCCCCGCTCGGCTGGCCGTGATCCCACGGCACGGCACCACAGCGGACATCAGGTGGTTCGAGGCGGACCCGACCTACGTCCTGCACTGGACCAACGCCTACGAAGAAGGTGACGAGATCGTCCTGGAAGGCTTCCACCAGAGCGATCCCGTGCCCCCGTCCGGCGGCGGAACGCTCTACCAGCGCATGTTCCGGTTCCTCGACAACAACCAGCTCGGCGGCCGGTTGCACCGCTGGCGGCTCGACCTGACCACCGGCCTGTGCAAGGAAGAACAGCTGAGCACGCTGCCCAGCGAGTTCGGCATGATCAACCAGCGCTACGCGGGCCGCAAACACCGCTACAGCTACGCGGCCACGTCCCCGGCAGGCTGGTTCCTGTTCGACGGCATGGTCAAACACGACTCGCTGACCGGCGGGCTGGAACGCTTCGAGTTCGGCGATGGCGTCTTCGGCAGCGAGACGGCCATGGCGCCGCGAACCGGCTCGACCGCCGAGGACGACGGCTACCTGGTCACGATCACGTCGGACATGAACCGTGACCTGTCCGAATGCCTGATCTTCGACGCGCGTGACATCACCGCGGGCCCGGTCGCCCGGATCCGCCTGCCGGAACGCGTCAGCAGCGGAACGCATTCCACGTGGGCACCGGGATCCCTGATCGCGGGCTGGGACGAGCAGGACGATCCGGCGGCCACCGTCGGGTTGTGA
- a CDS encoding acetyl-CoA acetyltransferase, protein MQISVIGGYQTDFARNTVRAGVGYDGLFAETLRHTLDHARVAPRDIGVIHVGNAFGQLFTGQGHLGGMPATVEPDLWGVPAARHEAACASGSVAILGAMADLEAGRYDVALVLGAEIEKTVDGEQGAKYMGAAAWVGHEGEGATFIWPHMFDLLAEEYDRRYGLDEEHLRAIAELNVRNAKRNPNAQTRDWQYAPESFTADDTANPVVEGRIRRTDCSAMTDGAAGLVLVSDRYLAAHPDVAAGERAVLAGWGHRTVGLPIGRKFERSAAEPYVLPHVRQTIVDAYTRAGVGEVDLIETHDCFSMSEYAAIDHFGLTGPGEAWKAVENGDLAIGGRIPVNPSGGLIGGGHPVGATGVRMVLDAYKQVTGSAGDYQVPGARTAATLNIGGSTTTTASFVVTAA, encoded by the coding sequence GTGCAGATCTCGGTGATCGGCGGCTACCAGACCGACTTCGCCCGCAACACGGTGCGCGCGGGGGTGGGCTACGACGGCCTGTTCGCCGAAACCCTCCGGCACACGCTCGACCACGCGCGAGTGGCGCCGAGGGACATCGGCGTCATCCACGTCGGCAACGCGTTCGGCCAGCTGTTCACTGGTCAGGGCCACCTCGGCGGTATGCCCGCCACGGTCGAGCCCGACCTGTGGGGAGTCCCGGCAGCGCGTCACGAGGCCGCGTGCGCCTCCGGTTCCGTGGCGATACTGGGTGCGATGGCCGACCTGGAAGCAGGCCGCTACGACGTCGCGCTGGTGCTCGGCGCCGAGATCGAGAAGACTGTGGACGGCGAGCAAGGCGCCAAGTACATGGGCGCCGCCGCGTGGGTCGGCCACGAGGGCGAAGGCGCCACGTTCATCTGGCCGCACATGTTCGACCTGCTCGCCGAGGAGTACGACCGCCGGTACGGCCTGGACGAGGAGCACCTGCGCGCGATCGCGGAACTCAACGTGCGCAACGCGAAACGCAATCCGAACGCGCAGACCCGTGACTGGCAGTACGCACCGGAGAGCTTCACGGCCGACGACACGGCCAATCCCGTCGTGGAAGGCCGGATCCGGCGTACGGACTGCAGCGCGATGACCGACGGCGCAGCCGGTCTCGTACTAGTCAGCGACCGCTACCTGGCCGCGCACCCGGATGTGGCCGCCGGTGAACGCGCAGTGCTGGCCGGGTGGGGACACCGCACAGTCGGTCTGCCGATCGGCCGGAAGTTCGAGCGCTCCGCCGCCGAGCCGTACGTGCTGCCGCACGTCAGGCAGACGATCGTGGACGCCTACACGCGTGCGGGCGTCGGCGAGGTGGACCTCATCGAGACCCACGACTGTTTCTCGATGAGCGAGTACGCCGCCATCGACCACTTCGGCCTCACCGGTCCCGGCGAGGCCTGGAAAGCCGTGGAGAACGGCGACCTGGCGATCGGCGGCCGGATCCCGGTGAACCCCAGCGGCGGGCTGATCGGCGGCGGCCACCCGGTCGGCGCGACCGGCGTGCGGATGGTGCTCGACGCGTACAAGCAGGTCACCGGCTCGGCCGGGGACTACCAGGTGCCGGGTGCGAGGACCGCGGCGACACTCAACATCGGCGGCAGCACGACCACTACGGCCAGTTTCGTCGTGACCGCCGCCTAG
- a CDS encoding acetyl-CoA C-acyltransferase: protein MTDAYVLDYVRTPRGKGSAKGAMHGVSPLAALVLLENALVERTGLDPARVEDVTIGNSAQVGDQGANIARTSVLLAGWGDGVPGVTVNRFCASGADAVAQTAARIRGGDLGLAVAGGVESVSRVPMFADGGPLWSDPDVVRRAGSVHMGIAADLNATVDGFTRGQIDAYGVETQAKAVRAWHEGFFDRSVIPVDGFAHDELVRPGTTMETLAALPPAFAGLGASGQDAIALAAHPEVGEIQHRHTVGTSPALADAAALLLLGSAAASQRLGLPVRARVVASATTSTDPVIMLTAGQSAVERVLARAGLRAGDIDVFEFAEAFGALCLRFRRDLGAGPERMNPNGGTIAMGHAFGATGAILVGQCIDELERRDGRYGVAAVSAAAGLGVAVLLERVRP, encoded by the coding sequence GTGACCGACGCGTACGTCCTCGATTACGTCCGCACCCCGCGCGGCAAGGGCTCGGCCAAGGGCGCCATGCACGGGGTGAGCCCGCTGGCAGCGCTCGTGCTGCTGGAGAACGCGCTCGTCGAACGGACCGGGCTCGATCCGGCCCGCGTCGAGGACGTGACGATCGGCAACAGCGCGCAGGTCGGTGACCAGGGCGCCAACATCGCGCGTACCTCCGTGCTGCTCGCGGGCTGGGGTGACGGCGTTCCCGGTGTCACCGTCAACCGGTTCTGCGCGTCCGGTGCCGACGCGGTCGCCCAGACAGCGGCCCGGATCCGGGGCGGGGACCTCGGTCTGGCGGTGGCTGGCGGTGTGGAGAGCGTCTCCAGAGTGCCGATGTTCGCCGACGGCGGCCCGCTCTGGTCGGATCCCGACGTCGTGCGCAGGGCCGGGTCCGTCCACATGGGAATCGCCGCCGACCTGAACGCCACCGTCGACGGTTTCACACGCGGGCAGATCGACGCGTACGGGGTGGAAACCCAGGCCAAGGCCGTCCGGGCGTGGCACGAGGGGTTCTTCGACCGCAGCGTCATACCCGTCGACGGCTTCGCCCATGACGAACTGGTCCGGCCCGGCACGACGATGGAGACACTGGCCGCGTTGCCGCCCGCGTTCGCCGGACTCGGCGCGTCCGGCCAGGACGCCATCGCACTGGCCGCGCACCCCGAAGTCGGCGAGATCCAGCACCGGCACACCGTCGGGACGTCACCGGCGCTCGCCGACGCCGCCGCCCTGTTGCTGCTCGGCTCGGCCGCGGCAAGCCAACGGCTCGGCCTCCCGGTCCGGGCACGGGTCGTGGCCAGTGCCACGACCAGCACCGATCCGGTGATCATGCTGACCGCGGGCCAGTCCGCGGTCGAGCGTGTCCTGGCCAGGGCCGGGCTGCGCGCGGGCGACATCGACGTCTTCGAGTTCGCGGAGGCGTTCGGCGCGCTGTGCCTGCGGTTCCGCCGTGACCTGGGCGCCGGGCCCGAGCGGATGAACCCCAACGGCGGCACGATCGCGATGGGGCACGCCTTCGGCGCCACCGGTGCGATCCTGGTCGGGCAATGTATCGACGAACTGGAACGGCGTGACGGACGCTACGGCGTCGCCGCGGTCAGCGCAGCCGCCGGGCTGGGCGTCGCGGTACTGCTCGAACGGGTCCGGCCATGA
- a CDS encoding winged helix-turn-helix transcriptional regulator: protein MSGATVLEPGGPNAIAVTNGIVGDEWTLWIVQLALTDGLTLYNEWLNAGPISNAVLSARLNRLVQNDILTRSDRRYRLTGRGRQLWPVLLSMWAWEQRWVDPPDGRLPGMRHTRCGRTFSPLMSCEACDGAADVRDVRGRFGPSGDWPRSIPTGVTRRRAHTGHRPAELIPQTMSLIGNRWSTALLGAAFLGATRFGEFEQRMGAPPTVVADRLRTFCDLQVLAAAPNPERRDWMVYRLTAKGRAFFPVVATAIEWGQRWYTAPEGPALRLTHTQCGRAFHPRLRCSDCGERLRGASVQVVRGRDERLTAG, encoded by the coding sequence ATGAGCGGAGCCACCGTCCTGGAACCGGGTGGTCCCAACGCGATCGCCGTCACCAACGGCATCGTGGGCGACGAGTGGACGCTGTGGATCGTGCAGCTGGCGTTGACCGACGGCCTGACGCTGTACAACGAATGGCTCAACGCCGGTCCGATCTCCAACGCCGTGCTCTCCGCGCGGCTGAACCGGTTGGTGCAGAACGACATCCTGACGCGTTCGGACCGGCGCTACCGGCTCACCGGGCGCGGCAGGCAGCTGTGGCCGGTCCTGCTGTCGATGTGGGCCTGGGAACAGCGGTGGGTCGACCCGCCGGACGGGCGTCTGCCCGGCATGCGGCACACCAGGTGCGGCAGGACCTTCAGCCCGCTGATGTCGTGCGAGGCGTGCGACGGCGCCGCTGATGTCCGTGACGTGCGCGGCCGGTTCGGTCCGAGCGGCGACTGGCCGCGCAGCATCCCGACCGGTGTCACGCGCCGCCGGGCGCACACGGGTCATCGGCCGGCGGAGCTGATCCCGCAGACCATGTCGCTGATCGGCAACCGCTGGTCGACGGCATTGCTCGGCGCCGCTTTCCTTGGCGCCACCCGGTTCGGCGAGTTCGAGCAGCGGATGGGCGCCCCGCCGACGGTCGTCGCGGACCGGCTGCGGACGTTCTGCGATCTCCAGGTGCTCGCCGCCGCGCCCAACCCGGAACGACGAGACTGGATGGTATACCGGCTCACCGCCAAGGGCCGGGCGTTCTTCCCGGTGGTGGCGACCGCGATCGAGTGGGGTCAGCGCTGGTACACCGCACCCGAAGGACCGGCGCTGCGGTTGACCCATACCCAGTGCGGTCGCGCGTTCCATCCACGGCTACGGTGCAGCGACTGCGGGGAACGGCTACGGGGCGCGTCGGTGCAAGTCGTGCGTGGCCGCGACGAACGACTGACCGCAGGCTGA
- a CDS encoding class I adenylate-forming enzyme family protein has translation MTARRMHSPERVAEYTGKGWWTGETVQQLFADCVARYADEIAIADPANKADLVDLPPRRSTWRELDDEVDRLAAVLLANGIGEGDVLAVQLPNSIELTVAYLAAWRVRAIVSPLPVQYRRHEMVELGTIGEITAFLTADRIGKRSHVSEILDARASIPSLRAILYFGPSDVSDAVAAGPAMAAAGEDDRSRVRAHEAQHPVDPNDCVTICWTSGTESRPKGVPRAHYDWLLMTQGTVFGPGLTHESRLLNPFPMVNMAGISGMLLPWLSTGCVLVQHHPFDLPVFLRQIKDERITYTVAPPAVLALLLQREELLATTDLSTLRQIGSGSAPLQEWMVRGWYEKYGISIINFFGSNEGIALMTDVNLMTDPAQRARFFPRYGSGRKWTIPAAAQTAVRLVDRETGEEITEAGRPGELRLKGPSLFPGYLAASGAPSPFDDEGFLKTGDVFVIDGEDDEFLRYVDRARDLIIRGGVNISPAELETMIAGHPSVAEVAVVGYPDDVLGERVCAVVAHRPDTTITLPDLITHLNRQEIATYKLPERLVVVGALPRNPVGKVLKRELRDFVRDANNI, from the coding sequence GTGACTGCCAGACGGATGCATTCGCCCGAGCGGGTCGCGGAGTACACCGGCAAGGGCTGGTGGACCGGCGAGACCGTGCAGCAGTTGTTCGCCGACTGCGTCGCCCGGTACGCCGACGAGATCGCGATCGCCGACCCGGCCAACAAAGCGGACCTGGTGGACCTGCCGCCCCGGCGCTCGACATGGCGGGAGCTGGACGACGAGGTCGACCGGCTGGCGGCGGTGCTGTTGGCCAACGGCATCGGCGAAGGTGACGTCCTCGCCGTGCAGTTGCCCAACAGCATCGAACTGACGGTGGCGTACCTCGCGGCGTGGCGGGTGCGCGCGATCGTCTCGCCCCTGCCTGTCCAGTACCGCAGACACGAGATGGTGGAACTGGGCACGATCGGTGAGATCACGGCCTTCCTGACGGCCGACCGGATCGGCAAACGCTCGCACGTGTCGGAGATCCTCGACGCCCGCGCCTCGATCCCGTCGCTGCGCGCGATCCTCTACTTCGGACCGTCGGACGTCTCCGACGCGGTCGCGGCCGGTCCGGCCATGGCCGCTGCCGGCGAGGACGACCGCAGCCGTGTCCGTGCTCACGAGGCCCAGCACCCGGTCGATCCCAACGACTGCGTCACGATCTGCTGGACGTCCGGCACGGAAAGCCGCCCGAAGGGCGTTCCCCGCGCGCACTACGACTGGCTGCTGATGACGCAGGGCACGGTGTTCGGGCCGGGCCTGACGCACGAGTCACGGTTGCTGAACCCGTTCCCCATGGTGAACATGGCCGGGATCAGCGGGATGCTGCTGCCGTGGCTGTCCACCGGCTGCGTGCTGGTCCAGCACCACCCGTTCGACCTGCCGGTCTTCCTGCGGCAGATCAAGGACGAGCGGATCACGTACACCGTCGCGCCGCCCGCGGTGCTGGCTCTGCTGTTGCAGCGCGAGGAACTGCTCGCCACGACCGACCTGTCCACGCTGCGGCAGATCGGCAGCGGTTCGGCGCCGTTGCAGGAGTGGATGGTGCGCGGCTGGTACGAGAAGTACGGCATCAGCATCATCAACTTCTTCGGGTCCAACGAAGGCATCGCGCTGATGACCGACGTGAACCTGATGACCGATCCGGCGCAGCGCGCCCGGTTCTTCCCGCGTTACGGCTCCGGTCGCAAGTGGACGATCCCGGCCGCGGCGCAGACCGCGGTCCGGCTCGTCGACCGGGAGACCGGCGAGGAGATCACCGAAGCGGGACGGCCGGGCGAGCTGCGCCTCAAGGGCCCCAGCCTGTTCCCCGGTTACCTGGCGGCGTCGGGGGCGCCGAGCCCGTTCGACGACGAGGGCTTCCTCAAGACCGGCGACGTGTTCGTCATCGACGGTGAGGACGACGAGTTCCTGCGCTACGTCGACCGGGCGAGGGACCTGATCATCCGCGGTGGCGTCAACATCTCCCCCGCCGAGCTGGAGACGATGATCGCGGGCCACCCCTCGGTCGCCGAGGTCGCCGTCGTCGGCTACCCGGACGACGTACTCGGCGAGCGGGTGTGCGCGGTGGTCGCGCACCGGCCGGACACCACGATCACGCTGCCGGACCTGATCACGCACCTCAACCGGCAGGAGATCGCGACGTACAAGCTGCCCGAACGGCTGGTGGTCGTCGGGGCGCTGCCTCGCAACCCGGTCGGCAAGGTCCTCAAGCGCGAGCTGCGCGACTTCGTTCGAGACGCGAATAATATATGA
- a CDS encoding nuclear transport factor 2 family protein — translation MTNPQLIIQEHYAASGRGDLDGMVAAFAPDIEWTEMAGFPYAGTYRGVEEIREQVFGRLGGEWDGYEAVPEELVSVDDHVVVFGTYSGVFTATGKHMRARFVHHWTVRGGQVVRFEQFTDTHLVRAAMLVDDGE, via the coding sequence GTGACCAACCCGCAGCTCATCATCCAGGAGCACTACGCCGCGTCCGGCCGGGGTGACCTCGACGGCATGGTCGCGGCGTTCGCGCCGGACATCGAGTGGACCGAGATGGCCGGTTTCCCTTATGCGGGAACGTATCGCGGTGTGGAGGAGATCCGGGAGCAGGTGTTCGGCAGGCTCGGCGGCGAGTGGGACGGCTACGAGGCGGTGCCGGAGGAACTGGTCAGTGTGGACGACCACGTGGTCGTGTTCGGCACGTACTCGGGTGTGTTCACCGCGACGGGCAAGCACATGCGGGCGCGGTTCGTGCACCACTGGACCGTCCGCGGCGGCCAGGTGGTGCGGTTCGAGCAGTTCACCGACACGCACCTGGTCCGTGCGGCGATGCTCGTGGACGACGGCGAATGA